A window of Phaseolus vulgaris cultivar G19833 chromosome 4, P. vulgaris v2.0, whole genome shotgun sequence genomic DNA:
GACCCACCATGTTCATCACAAATACAAGGACTAACTTCAGTTGTTTTTGGGAGAAAACAAACTTGTTCCCACAATTCATTCCCAGTAAAAAATTTTGGAGGTTGAGACTTTTCAATTCGATTTTTATAAAATGCATCCTTATTTCTTCTGAATGAATGGTCCATAGGCAAAAATTGACGATGAGAATCAAACCAAGAAATTTTCCCACCTCTTTTCAATCTAAAAGCTTTTGATTGGTTCATACAGTATGGACATGCTAATCTCCCTGATGTACTCCAACCCGACAACATTCCATATGCAGGAAAATCATTAATAGTCCACATTAATGTAGCTTTCATCATAAAATTTTGCTTTCTTGAAATATCATATGTCAACACTCCATTCCATAATTGTTTTAACTCATCAATCAATGGTTGCAAATACACATCAATTTTACCTTTTGGACTATGTGGCCCAGGGATAATTAATGTCAAAAACATAAAAGGAGTAGTCATGCATAATTCTGGAGGAAGATTGTAAGGGGTGATAATTACCGGCCAACAAGAATAAGGTGGAGTCGAATTATTAAAAGGTGAAAAACCATCAGAACATAAAGCTAACCTTACATTTCTTGGTTCAGATGCAAATTCAGGATACATTTTATCAAAATGTTTCCAAGCTTCACCATCAGATGGATGACACAACACCCCAGGTTCTCATCTATTTTCATGATGCCACCTCATATGTGGAGCAGAACTCATGGAGGCATATAATCTCTTAAGCCTAGGAATGAGAGGTAAATAATGCATTCTTTTAACAGGAACCTCTTTGTATTTATCTCTACCAACACCTCGTATCTGAAAACGTGGTTTGTGACAAAATCTACATTCTCTTAACTTCATTTCTTCATCAGTGTAAAATAACATACAACCATCAACAcaacaatcaattttttttgcaGTTAAACCAAGTTTTGAGACTAACTTTTTGGCCCTATAGAAATCTTTAGGAATAAGATTACCAATAGGATGTGTCTCTTTCATAAGGGCTAATGTTTGATCACAAGATCTTTGAGACATGTTCCCCTCTGATTTAATTGTCAAAAATCTAACAGCAAAAGATAATTCGGTGTGATTATTACATCCGGGCCATAATGGTTTTTGGGCTGCATCTAATAGTTCGTAAAACCTTTGGGCTTCTATGTTTGGAGTCTCATT
This region includes:
- the LOC137836964 gene encoding uncharacterized protein, with the protein product MDIRQNRSWMYDRFMSDRRGYKDAFLKGVDEFVSYACAETNLSNGKIRCPCSKCKNLRFFHFEEVKVHLYKKGFIPEYWYWTCHGESDPNICIDTSLEILSTQEGYLNRFESMVYDVAGLEYEIYHDQEMDDSPSMNETPNIEAQRFYELLDAAQKPLWPGCNNHTELSFAVRFLTIKSEGNMSQRSCDQTLALMKETHPIGNLIPKDFYRAKKLVSKLGLTAKKIDCCVDGCMLFYTDEEMKLRECRFCHKPRFQIRGVGRDKYKEVPVKRMHYLPLIPRLKRLYASMSSAPHMRWHHENR